The proteins below come from a single Leptospirillum ferriphilum genomic window:
- a CDS encoding GGDEF domain-containing protein, whose protein sequence is MRQDDSEIRFPPQLGEDREFLRERVRYLFIGGWVGVFASLSMSIIEFPRIGLVRIFPALLFAVVAPVLLLQLHRHREDYRRILIRFSALIFVQQVTGSLMTFNEVLMLLWYPVFPLTYFFLLEYHQALRWNTSALVILLLGYALFPVLNGIPAVPFPEFLSAVLAYAVSVVLAGYHYRLVHLYQTRLKKEALFDNLTGALLRKAGLSELTRRMAQTDRRPDVPLFVALFDIDDFKRINDQDGHQSGDRVLAAVAEATRRSIRKGDTFIRLGGEEFLLVFSGNSFDQVRSLAENLRQRIEKEIQLSDGSGVTVSIGLTQYKPGESLSELLHRSDQRMYDAKSSGKNQVCWQEPRNGPLIPAILPEMDPPLSS, encoded by the coding sequence GTGAGACAAGACGATTCCGAGATCCGATTTCCTCCCCAGCTCGGAGAAGACCGGGAGTTTCTCCGGGAACGAGTCCGCTATCTTTTTATCGGCGGCTGGGTCGGCGTTTTCGCCTCCCTCTCCATGTCGATCATCGAATTTCCAAGAATTGGTCTGGTCCGGATCTTTCCGGCTCTTCTGTTCGCGGTGGTCGCCCCCGTCCTCCTCCTTCAGCTCCACCGGCACAGGGAGGACTACCGGAGGATTCTGATCCGGTTTTCGGCGCTCATCTTCGTCCAGCAGGTGACGGGTTCCCTGATGACCTTCAACGAAGTCCTGATGCTTCTCTGGTATCCGGTCTTCCCGCTGACCTACTTTTTTCTTCTTGAATACCATCAAGCCCTGCGATGGAATACGTCGGCCCTCGTCATCCTCCTCCTCGGGTATGCTCTCTTTCCCGTCCTGAACGGCATTCCGGCCGTTCCGTTCCCGGAATTTCTGAGCGCAGTCCTCGCCTATGCCGTCTCCGTGGTGCTTGCCGGATACCACTACCGCCTGGTTCATCTCTATCAGACGCGGCTGAAAAAAGAAGCCCTGTTCGACAACCTGACCGGAGCCCTTCTCCGGAAAGCGGGTCTGTCGGAGCTGACACGCCGGATGGCCCAGACGGACCGCCGCCCGGACGTGCCCCTGTTCGTGGCCCTTTTCGATATCGACGACTTCAAGCGCATCAACGACCAGGACGGCCATCAGTCAGGGGACCGCGTGCTTGCGGCGGTGGCCGAGGCGACCCGCCGGTCCATCCGGAAAGGGGACACCTTCATTCGCCTGGGCGGGGAAGAGTTTCTTCTTGTTTTTTCCGGGAACAGCTTCGATCAGGTGCGCTCTCTGGCGGAAAACCTTCGTCAGCGCATCGAAAAAGAGATCCAGCTGTCCGACGGCAGCGGCGTCACGGTCAGCATCGGACTGACCCAGTACAAGCCTGGCGAGTCCCTGAGCGAGCTTCTCCACCGGAGCGATCAGCGGATGTACGATGCCAAATCTTCCGGAAAGAATCAGGTCTGCTGGCAGGAGCCCCGGAACGGTCCCCTGATCCCCGCGATTCTTCCGGAGATGGATCCCCCTCTTTCTTCCTGA
- the glf gene encoding UDP-galactopyranose mutase yields MELDVLVVGAGFAGSVVAERLASAGQRVHVIDRRSHIAGNAFDENDAQGTQIHRYGPHIFHTNSDEVFAYLSRFTDWRPYEHRVLASVDGKLLPIPINLDTVNRLYGLHLDEEGLKAYFETVREPRETIRTSEDVIVNTVGWDLYRKFYQGYTRKQWGLDPSELFASVASRVPVRTNRDDRYFTDTHQAMPKDGYTPMFSRILDHPNISIELGRDFREIRAKTRARHIVYTGPIDEYFDHCFGKLPYRSLRFEHEQLPGVEQYQPVGTVNYPNEHAYTRITEFRHLTGQTGPHTSIVREYPQAQGDPYYPIPRPENDLLFKRYQALAQQEKDVTFVGRLAQYRYYNMDQVVGAALSIAKKILGQPET; encoded by the coding sequence ATGGAACTGGATGTACTGGTGGTCGGAGCCGGCTTTGCCGGAAGCGTCGTGGCCGAAAGGCTGGCGAGCGCGGGACAGAGGGTCCATGTGATCGACCGGAGGAGCCATATCGCGGGGAACGCATTCGACGAAAACGACGCCCAGGGGACCCAGATCCACCGCTACGGACCGCATATCTTCCACACCAACTCCGACGAGGTGTTTGCCTATCTGTCCCGGTTCACCGACTGGCGACCCTACGAGCACAGGGTCCTGGCCTCGGTCGACGGCAAGCTCCTTCCGATCCCGATCAATCTGGACACGGTCAACCGTCTCTACGGTCTCCACCTCGACGAAGAAGGACTCAAAGCCTACTTTGAAACGGTCCGGGAACCGCGGGAGACCATCCGGACCAGCGAAGACGTCATCGTCAACACGGTCGGATGGGACCTCTACCGGAAGTTCTACCAGGGGTACACCCGGAAACAGTGGGGTCTCGATCCGTCGGAACTGTTCGCAAGCGTCGCCTCCCGGGTGCCCGTCCGGACCAACAGGGACGACCGGTATTTCACGGACACCCACCAGGCAATGCCCAAGGACGGGTACACGCCGATGTTTTCACGGATTCTGGACCACCCGAACATCTCGATCGAACTGGGACGGGATTTTCGGGAAATCCGGGCCAAGACCCGGGCACGGCATATCGTGTACACCGGACCGATCGACGAGTATTTCGATCATTGCTTCGGAAAGCTTCCCTACCGGAGCCTCCGGTTCGAACACGAACAGCTCCCCGGCGTCGAACAGTACCAGCCGGTGGGGACGGTCAACTACCCGAACGAACATGCCTATACGCGCATTACCGAATTCCGGCACCTGACCGGCCAGACCGGGCCTCACACCTCCATCGTCCGGGAATATCCCCAGGCGCAGGGGGATCCCTACTACCCCATTCCGAGGCCGGAAAACGATCTGCTGTTCAAAAGGTACCAGGCATTGGCCCAGCAGGAAAAAGACGTCACCTTCGTTGGCCGTCTCGCCCAGTACCGTTACTACAACATGGACCAGGTCGTCGGCGCCGCCCTGTCGATCGCCAAAAAGATTCTCGGGCAGCCGGAGACGTGA
- a CDS encoding NAD-dependent epimerase — MQILVTGAAGFIGSTLSLRLLREGHDVVGLDNMNDYYEVSLKEARLARLQAHDRFTFHRLDIVDRNRILDLFWQENFPAVYHLAAQVGVRYALENPFAYMDTNLGGFGNILEGSLRGNTRHLIYASSSSVYGANVRQPFSEHHPTEHPISLYAATKKANELMAHSYAHIHGLPVTGLRFFTVYGPWGRPDMALFKFARLIVEGHSIPVYGEGKMIRDFTYVDDIVESLVRLLDKPPAPSSNWDAMAADSATSHAPYRIYNIGNKNPVPLMRYIEVLEQCLGRKAVKEFLPVQPGDMASTWADTAELEALTGFTPNTSIETGIRRFVDWYLEYYKVPVSRTA; from the coding sequence ATGCAGATTCTTGTCACCGGAGCCGCCGGATTCATTGGTTCGACGCTTTCCCTCCGCCTGCTTCGCGAAGGACATGACGTTGTCGGACTGGACAACATGAATGACTATTACGAGGTCTCCCTGAAAGAAGCGCGCCTGGCCCGCCTCCAGGCACACGACCGGTTCACGTTCCACCGGCTCGACATCGTCGACCGGAACAGAATTCTCGATCTCTTCTGGCAGGAGAATTTCCCGGCGGTTTATCACCTGGCGGCCCAGGTCGGGGTCCGGTATGCCCTGGAAAACCCGTTCGCATACATGGACACCAACCTGGGAGGATTCGGAAACATCCTGGAAGGCTCTCTCCGCGGCAACACCCGCCATCTTATTTATGCCTCCTCGAGCTCGGTCTATGGAGCGAATGTCCGGCAGCCCTTTTCGGAACACCATCCGACGGAACACCCGATCTCGCTGTATGCCGCGACCAAGAAGGCCAATGAGCTCATGGCCCACAGTTACGCGCATATCCACGGCCTCCCGGTGACAGGCCTCCGCTTCTTTACCGTGTATGGTCCTTGGGGCCGGCCGGATATGGCGCTGTTCAAGTTTGCCCGCCTGATCGTCGAAGGACACTCCATTCCGGTTTACGGGGAAGGGAAAATGATCCGGGATTTCACCTACGTCGACGACATCGTGGAAAGTCTTGTCCGTCTCCTGGACAAACCCCCAGCCCCCTCTTCAAACTGGGATGCCATGGCGGCGGATTCGGCTACCAGCCACGCTCCCTACCGGATCTACAACATCGGGAACAAAAACCCGGTTCCGCTCATGCGGTATATCGAAGTGCTGGAGCAATGCCTGGGCAGAAAGGCCGTCAAGGAATTCCTGCCCGTCCAGCCGGGCGACATGGCATCCACATGGGCGGACACCGCGGAGCTCGAAGCCCTGACAGGCTTTACCCCGAACACCTCCATCGAAACCGGTATCCGCCGGTTCGTGGACTGGTATCTGGAGTACTATAAGGTTCCTGTCTCCCGGACAGCCTGA
- a CDS encoding Dam family site-specific DNA-(adenine-N6)-methyltransferase, with the protein MPEEPESVPGESLPCRPLLKWAGGKSQLLGEIRARMPARYRRYIEPFVGGGALFFSLRPEGGVIADKNPELINLYQAVSRDVRGIVRHLRQYRNEEEVFYAVRLQNWQEMSPSEAAARTLFLNRTGYNGLYRVNRAGRFNVPFGRYKNPLVVDEEALEAAKTLLSGTTILCADFREVLSDIARPGDFLFLDPPYLPVSRYADFRRYTPDPFSLADHADLAEEIERLHARGCHVILTNANHPFVHEAFRAFTVEVLPTRRSISAAGKGRSGEDVVVTVRPGLPVLESRRPEEVSPQVKKFPETRWMGSKHKLLPEILGVLSRFDCETVVDLFAGSGIVGYMMKAEGWRVLSNDHMVLSSTTARALIENGTVTLPADEAKALLEPGRPVDRFVEQTFSGLYFSDEINRRIDILRANIGAIEHPVRRAIALTALARACLKKRPRGIFTYVGYRYDDGRRDLRLSFEEQFLEAVDRVNGAVFENGKDNLARHGDALTCPVPAGSSLVYIDPPYYSPLSDNSYVRRYHFVEGLARDWQGVEIEMDTVTRKFRSYPTPFSSRQGASMAFDRLFERFRASVLVVSYASNARPVLKEMVALMKKYKRHVEVVPVDYRYCFGNQGPVAGKGRNVVQEYLFVGY; encoded by the coding sequence GTGCCCGAAGAACCTGAGTCTGTCCCCGGGGAGTCCCTGCCCTGCCGCCCCCTTCTGAAGTGGGCTGGTGGAAAGAGTCAGCTTCTGGGAGAAATCCGGGCGAGGATGCCCGCGCGATACCGCCGGTACATCGAGCCCTTCGTGGGCGGGGGCGCCCTGTTTTTCTCTCTCCGGCCCGAAGGCGGGGTGATTGCCGACAAAAATCCCGAACTCATCAACCTCTATCAGGCCGTCTCCAGGGATGTCCGCGGCATTGTCCGTCATCTCCGCCAGTACCGGAACGAAGAGGAGGTGTTCTATGCCGTCCGCCTCCAGAACTGGCAGGAGATGTCTCCTTCCGAAGCCGCGGCCCGGACACTGTTTCTGAACCGGACCGGATACAACGGGCTCTATCGGGTCAACCGAGCCGGCCGGTTTAATGTTCCGTTCGGCCGATACAAAAATCCGCTGGTCGTGGATGAGGAGGCGCTTGAAGCGGCAAAAACCCTTCTGTCCGGCACCACGATCCTCTGCGCCGATTTCCGGGAAGTTCTATCAGACATCGCCCGCCCCGGCGACTTCCTCTTTCTGGATCCCCCCTATCTTCCCGTTTCCCGGTATGCCGATTTTCGCCGGTACACTCCGGATCCTTTCTCTCTGGCCGATCATGCCGACCTGGCAGAGGAAATCGAACGTCTGCATGCCCGCGGATGCCACGTGATCCTGACCAACGCAAACCATCCCTTCGTTCACGAGGCCTTCCGGGCGTTTACGGTGGAAGTTCTTCCGACGCGGAGATCGATTTCCGCTGCCGGAAAAGGACGATCCGGCGAAGATGTCGTGGTCACGGTCCGACCCGGGTTGCCGGTCCTGGAGTCCCGGAGACCAGAAGAGGTGTCTCCCCAGGTAAAAAAATTTCCGGAAACCCGATGGATGGGCTCCAAACACAAGCTTCTTCCGGAGATTCTGGGGGTGCTGTCGCGCTTCGACTGCGAAACCGTGGTGGATCTGTTCGCAGGATCGGGGATCGTCGGATATATGATGAAAGCCGAAGGATGGAGGGTGCTCTCGAACGATCACATGGTTCTGTCGAGCACGACCGCGCGGGCGCTGATCGAAAACGGTACCGTCACGCTTCCCGCGGACGAGGCGAAAGCCCTCCTCGAGCCTGGAAGGCCCGTGGACCGATTTGTCGAACAGACGTTTTCCGGTTTGTATTTTTCCGACGAAATCAACCGGCGCATCGATATCCTGCGGGCCAATATCGGGGCGATCGAACATCCTGTCCGGCGGGCGATTGCCCTGACCGCTCTCGCCCGGGCCTGTCTGAAAAAGCGTCCCCGGGGCATCTTCACATACGTGGGGTATCGGTATGACGATGGACGGCGGGACCTGAGACTGTCGTTTGAAGAGCAGTTTCTGGAGGCGGTGGACCGTGTCAACGGGGCGGTCTTCGAGAACGGAAAGGACAATCTGGCACGTCACGGAGACGCACTGACGTGTCCCGTGCCCGCCGGGTCGTCCCTGGTCTATATCGACCCCCCCTATTATTCGCCGCTTTCGGACAATTCCTATGTGCGCCGCTATCATTTCGTCGAAGGGTTGGCCCGGGACTGGCAGGGCGTCGAGATCGAGATGGACACTGTCACCCGGAAGTTCCGGTCCTATCCGACGCCCTTCTCAAGCCGGCAGGGGGCATCAATGGCCTTCGACCGACTGTTCGAACGGTTCCGGGCGTCCGTTCTCGTGGTGTCCTACGCGTCGAACGCCCGGCCGGTCCTGAAAGAGATGGTGGCTTTGATGAAGAAGTACAAGCGCCATGTGGAGGTTGTCCCGGTAGACTACCGCTATTGTTTCGGAAATCAGGGCCCCGTCGCGGGGAAAGGGAGGAATGTCGTCCAGGAGTATCTGTTCGTCGGCTACTGA
- a CDS encoding mechanosensitive ion channel family protein, translated as MPLSNIVDQSWSRSLLLLLFALMAGSLIHTIVFGVLRRKNRNASPDAPVASMEPIRWPTFFLSMEIVLLILHPAIPFPGVFEAILSRSLVLLTILTVAWTLVALTRLLGNQLLGRTLPGSPDDLESRKMRTRVLLVERLLVVLIVLISSSAALMTIPRIRAVGESLLASAGLAGLVIGLAARPLLTNVIAGIQIALTQPIRIDDVVIVNNEWGWIEEIGIAYVIVRIWDLRRLVLPLSYFIEQPFENWTYKSMDLLGTIHIYADYGIDVPDLRNHLKTLLDSSPLWDRQAWNLQVTQLDEKAVQMRALFSAKDSGARWDLSVYLREGMLQYLQKRYAANLPRLRVEIAPFPRENPVPGNPADIRA; from the coding sequence ATGCCCCTTTCGAACATCGTTGATCAGTCCTGGTCCCGCTCTCTTTTGTTGCTGCTGTTCGCCCTCATGGCCGGAAGCCTGATTCACACCATTGTTTTCGGCGTCCTCCGGAGAAAGAACCGGAATGCTTCGCCCGATGCGCCGGTCGCCTCGATGGAACCAATCCGCTGGCCAACGTTTTTTCTCTCCATGGAAATCGTTCTTCTGATCCTGCATCCGGCCATCCCCTTCCCGGGGGTTTTCGAAGCCATCCTGTCCCGGTCCCTCGTCCTTCTGACCATTCTGACCGTGGCCTGGACGCTGGTCGCGCTGACCCGGTTACTGGGGAACCAGCTTCTGGGACGAACCCTTCCCGGCTCCCCCGACGATCTGGAATCCCGGAAAATGCGGACCCGCGTTCTCCTGGTCGAACGGCTCCTGGTGGTTCTCATCGTCCTGATCTCGAGTTCGGCGGCTCTCATGACCATCCCCCGGATCCGGGCCGTCGGAGAAAGCCTGCTGGCGTCCGCGGGGCTTGCGGGACTCGTGATCGGTCTCGCGGCCCGGCCCCTTCTGACCAATGTGATCGCCGGCATCCAGATCGCCCTCACCCAGCCGATCCGGATCGACGACGTGGTCATCGTCAACAACGAATGGGGGTGGATCGAAGAAATCGGAATCGCCTATGTGATTGTCCGGATCTGGGATCTTCGCCGTCTGGTCCTTCCGCTGTCCTACTTCATCGAACAGCCCTTCGAAAACTGGACCTACAAATCCATGGATCTTCTGGGCACGATCCACATCTATGCCGACTACGGAATCGATGTCCCGGATCTCAGAAACCACCTGAAAACACTGCTGGACAGTTCTCCGCTCTGGGACCGGCAGGCCTGGAACCTCCAGGTCACCCAGCTGGATGAAAAAGCCGTTCAGATGCGGGCCCTGTTTTCGGCAAAGGACTCCGGAGCCCGGTGGGACCTCTCCGTGTATCTGCGGGAAGGCATGCTGCAGTATCTTCAGAAGCGCTATGCAGCCAACCTGCCGCGGTTGAGAGTCGAGATTGCCCCTTTCCCCCGGGAAAATCCGGTCCCGGGCAACCCGGCGGACATCCGCGCGTAA
- a CDS encoding heavy metal-responsive transcriptional regulator, whose translation MGLLIGAVAKMSETSIDTIRFYEKNGLIPPPSRRESGYREYPGETVARLAFIRNAKELGFTLSEIREMLDLRTTPGTPCQSVQKLAEDKIRVATEKIERLTRIRAALETLVEACRAPDHPTSDCPILDALDISLR comes from the coding sequence ATGGGGCTTTTGATCGGAGCGGTGGCCAAAATGTCGGAGACGAGCATCGACACGATCCGGTTTTATGAAAAGAATGGCCTGATTCCTCCCCCTTCCCGCCGGGAATCCGGCTACCGGGAATATCCCGGGGAGACCGTGGCGCGCCTTGCCTTCATCCGCAATGCGAAGGAACTTGGATTCACGCTTTCGGAAATCCGGGAGATGCTGGATCTCCGGACAACGCCCGGGACCCCCTGTCAATCGGTCCAGAAACTGGCGGAAGACAAAATCCGAGTGGCGACGGAGAAGATCGAACGGTTGACCCGGATCCGCGCGGCTCTGGAAACACTGGTCGAGGCCTGCCGTGCTCCGGATCATCCGACGTCGGACTGTCCGATCCTGGATGCGCTGGACATCTCTCTCCGGTAA
- the merA gene encoding mercury(II) reductase: MTFQIQGMTCDHCARTVENTLRKIPGVFSASVSFSAGGGSAEVGDGLSLPALEGAVREAGYRLIPVIPVTPGDPVSSRTGDVFSPAGGFARHVVIIGAGSGAFAAALRVVELGGRVTLIERGTLGGTCVNVGCVPSKILIRQADHAWKPRTQPFDGIGYPAPDLHPLLLKRQRERRVLELQEEKYARILREMPQVTFLAGRASFVDARTVRVLVNGGGERTVEADRILIATGGRPSVPELPGLPGTPYWTSTDALFSNSVPSRLIVLGSGFVAAEIGQSFHRLGARVTVVGRQGSLLNRMDPDLGKGLEGYLQEEGIRFVFRGEPRNVDYQKGLFRMDLGGETLEAEALLVATGRTPNTGDLALDKAGVSTNAKGEIVVNERLETNVPGIYAVGDCTNLPKFVYVAAAGGTRAAINMMGDDPVSLDLSVLPEVIFTDPQVAVVGLTEADARKRGIAAEVRTVSLDQVPRALANFDTRGWVRMVAEATTGRLLGVQILAPEGGEVIQTAALAISAGKTVREIGDQLFPYLTMVESLKLCAQSFHKDVRQLSCCAG; encoded by the coding sequence ATGACGTTTCAGATTCAGGGAATGACTTGCGACCATTGCGCACGGACGGTGGAAAACACCCTTCGAAAGATCCCCGGTGTTTTCTCGGCCAGCGTGTCTTTCTCCGCCGGCGGTGGGAGCGCGGAGGTCGGGGACGGTCTGTCCCTGCCGGCTCTCGAAGGGGCGGTCCGTGAGGCCGGATATCGTCTGATTCCAGTGATCCCCGTGACCCCGGGCGATCCCGTCTCCTCCCGGACAGGGGATGTGTTCTCTCCCGCAGGCGGATTCGCGCGCCATGTCGTGATCATCGGGGCGGGGTCCGGCGCCTTCGCAGCGGCTCTCCGGGTGGTGGAGCTCGGGGGGCGAGTGACTCTGATCGAACGGGGCACTCTCGGAGGGACCTGCGTCAATGTCGGCTGCGTTCCGTCCAAGATCCTGATCCGTCAGGCGGATCACGCCTGGAAACCCCGGACACAACCGTTCGACGGGATCGGGTATCCGGCGCCGGACCTTCACCCCCTTCTCTTGAAGAGACAGCGGGAAAGACGGGTTCTGGAGCTCCAGGAGGAGAAGTATGCCCGGATCCTCCGGGAGATGCCGCAGGTGACCTTTCTGGCCGGACGCGCGTCCTTCGTCGATGCCCGCACGGTGCGGGTCCTGGTGAACGGAGGGGGCGAAAGAACGGTCGAGGCCGACCGCATCCTGATTGCCACCGGAGGCCGTCCGTCCGTCCCGGAGCTCCCGGGACTTCCGGGCACCCCCTACTGGACGTCCACGGACGCCCTGTTCTCGAACAGTGTTCCTTCCCGGCTGATTGTTCTGGGCAGCGGGTTCGTGGCGGCGGAAATCGGGCAGTCCTTTCATCGTCTGGGAGCCCGAGTCACGGTCGTTGGCCGTCAGGGTTCCCTTCTGAACCGGATGGACCCTGATTTGGGAAAAGGTCTGGAAGGGTACCTGCAGGAGGAGGGGATCCGGTTTGTCTTTCGCGGAGAGCCCCGGAACGTGGACTATCAAAAGGGCCTGTTCCGGATGGATCTTGGCGGCGAAACGCTGGAAGCCGAAGCGCTTCTGGTCGCCACCGGGCGGACGCCGAATACGGGAGACCTGGCTCTGGACAAGGCCGGCGTCTCGACGAACGCGAAGGGCGAGATCGTCGTGAACGAACGGCTGGAAACAAACGTGCCCGGCATTTATGCCGTCGGAGATTGCACGAATCTGCCCAAGTTCGTCTATGTGGCGGCGGCCGGTGGAACCCGGGCGGCGATCAACATGATGGGCGATGATCCGGTTTCGCTCGATCTTTCCGTTCTCCCCGAGGTCATTTTCACCGATCCCCAGGTGGCGGTGGTCGGTCTGACCGAAGCGGACGCCAGGAAGCGGGGCATTGCGGCCGAGGTCCGGACGGTGTCTCTGGACCAGGTTCCCCGGGCTCTGGCAAACTTCGACACGCGGGGGTGGGTCCGCATGGTGGCCGAAGCAACGACCGGACGGCTCCTGGGTGTCCAGATCCTTGCTCCGGAGGGAGGAGAGGTGATCCAGACAGCCGCCCTGGCGATCAGCGCGGGAAAAACCGTCCGCGAAATCGGAGACCAGCTTTTTCCTTACCTGACCATGGTGGAGAGCCTGAAGCTGTGTGCCCAGTCTTTCCACAAGGATGTCCGGCAGCTCTCCTGCTGTGCGGGGTAA